Within Bacteroidales bacterium, the genomic segment ACCGAGATCTCATCTCCCAGTCCATTCTCCACCAGAGAACCTGGCAGGATGACCGTTTCGGAAATACCGGCATGGTTCGAAAGCTCCGTGAATCCAGAATCTTCTTTGTCCAGGTAAACCTTCCACTTACCGGACAGATCCATATACAATTCTTTTTGATGATTGCATGCGGTCAGAGCCAGCAGGATAAGGAGTAATCCGGATAATTTTTTCATACTTTTATCTTTATAAAATATTGAATCCTATTTGTTTAACAGAGCTTTCTCTATCTCTTCCAGAGATTTCCCCCTGGTCTCAATAAGCCTGGCTTTGATATAGAAGAAGCCTGCCACACAGATCAGAGAAAACAACCAGAAACTTCCCGAGGCATGTATCTTATTATTAATAAGAGGGAAGAAATAGGCCAGCAGCAAATTTCCGGTCCAGAGGGCAAAAGTGGCAACGGCCATGGCTGCACCCCTTACCTTATTGGGGAATATTTCAGACAGAACCACCCAGGTTACCGGTGCAAGGGTCATGGCATAGCAGGCAATGGCGGCGATCACAAAAATCAGGAGTGGCAAGCCGGTGGAACCGGTAAAATAGAGGGCCCCCACAATGGAATAGATCAGGGCCAGGCCCCCTGCTCCTGACAGCAGTAGTTTTTTACGTCCGATCCGGTCCACCAGGCTCAGTGCAAGCAGGGTAAAGACCAGATTTACACTGCCGGTGATCATTACATTGAAGAGCATGTCCGAGATGGTGTATCCTGCAGCAGAGAAGACCTCCTCGGCATACAGGAAGATTACATTGATCCCGCACCATTGCTGGAACAGCGCCAGGATAACTCCTATGACAAGCACCGGAAAGATGGATTTGCTCAAAATGGAAGCGGACCCGGATTTTCCTCCTTCGGCATCAAGCGAGGCTTCAATCTCCAAAGTGGTCTGTTTTGAATAGCGATTGCCGCCAATCCTGCTCAATATGTCCCTGGCTTTGTCGGGGTATCCCTTTTTGATGAGCCATCTGGGACTTTCGGGGACAAACCACATGCAGAGGAAGAAAAGTATGGCCGGAACCGCTTCTGCCCGGAACATATACCTCCAGCCGGTCTGCCCGTTCCAGGAATTAATAATGAAAGATCCGGCAGCATGATCCGGCACCGGTTCTGCAATGATCCAGTTGACGATCTGAGCCAGCAGGATCCCGATGACAATGGTCAGCTGGTTTAGGGCCACAAACCGACCTCGGAGGCCGGCCGGGGCAATCTCTGCGATATACACCGGGGAAAGAGTTGAAGCCAGTCCGATCCCCATTCCTCCCAGAATCCGGTAAGCGATAAAGGCGGAGAAATATTGAGAGCCACCGGTTCCTGCGGCGGAAACAAGAAACAGCAATGCGGCAAGCATCAGCAGTTTCTTTCTCCCATAGCGCCCGGCAAGAAGCCCGGAGAGGACCGTGCCAAGAATGCAGCCTGCCAGGGCACTGCTCATGGCCAATCCCTGAAGGGATGGGTTTTGGGCGATCTGAAAGAACTGCTCGTAAAAGGGTTTTGCCCCTCCGATGACCACCCAGTCATATCCAAACAACAGTCCCCCCAGTGCTGCCACCAGAGAGATGCCCGTGATATATTTCAGATTGAACCTTTGCAAACCCATTCCTGCGGAAATCTTCCTTACCTAAAGTAAGCAAAACAGGGGACATACTGACATGAAGTGTATAGTTTCAGAAGATGTTCATAGTTACAGAAGAAGTGTTTATTTTTAGAAGATGAGTTTAATCCGGGCCCTTGAGCAGTGGTCTTTTCCCATGAGAGAAGAGCATAAGCTTCCGCTTTTTTACTTTCTTGTTCTGGGCGCCTTTGCCGGCTGGCAATCCTATTACAACCTGCACCTCGATGGCATCGGGTTCAGCAGCATGCAGATCGGCATCCTGAATGCGGTCTTTATTTTCACCTCGGCCCTGGTGGTCCCTTTCTGGGGCATTCTGGCCGACAGGTATGGAGGTAACAGGATACTGCTTCTCTTATCCTCTGTTTGTGCCGTAATGGTTATCCTGATCGGGGAAACCTTCAAATTTCACTGGATGCTCATGTTTATTGCTGTGATATCTGTGTTTCATCAGCCCTCGGGAGCGGTGGTGGATGGAATGACTGTTGGATTCGTCCGGGCAAACCCCCGCTTCTCCTATGGACAGTTCAGACTCTGGACCTCGGTGGGGTATGCGTCTATTTCTCTGATCGTGGGCTACCTGGCCCGGCATGGAACGGATATCATATTTAAAGTCTCGGCCGGACTCTTCCTGCTGCTTTCTATGATTAACCTCTTAACCCTGCCCGATAAGCCTGTAAGGGGAAAAGGCCTGGTTACTTTCCGGAGCTTCGGCATCTTCTTTCGTAACTATCGCTTGCTCTTCTTCCTGCTGCTTATTTTCTTCCTGGGCATAGCCATTGCCCCCCTGATGCAGTTTATCAATCTCTACTATTACGATATTGGCGCAGGGGCTTCCTTTATCGGCTGGGTGTTTTTCCTGCAGGCCCTTCCCGAAATCCCGGCTTATATCGTGGGGACAAGGATTGTAAAACGGATCGGCGCCGAAAAGATGATTCTTCTTTCCATGGGGATTTCCATGTTGCGTCTGGTATTTTACGGTCTGATCGAGGTGCCGGAAGTGGCCATTTTTTTCAGCATTTTTCATTGCATCACCATTGCCTTTTTCCTGATAGGGGTGGTGGAATATGTGCAGGCGCGCACGCCCGATCACCTTCAGAATACCGGTCAGGCCCTGATATGGGCTTTTCATTACGGGGCAGGAGTCAGTGTCGGAAATATTATTCTGGGCTATCTCAGGGATGCCACCGGGATGCTGAAGGCAATGCATATTCACGCGCTGCTGGCCCTGCTGGTTCTGTTCCTGACCGCCTTGCTTTTTCAGAAAAACCGGGCGTAATATCCAGGAACGATCCTCTTAATGATCCTTCCGTACTTTCCAGCAGAATCCCAGAGCTATGTAATTCATTCTGTGGTTGACCCCAGTTCTGAAAGAAAAATCGATCTGCAGGTTTCCCGGTCATAAAAAGGCGACATTTTTTAATCATTGCCCCGAAGAGAATCTAACAATAGTTTATCTTGGTAAATTAATAAAGCTATGTTGAATGAGCCGGCGAAAGTTAAGCAGGTTTTTGCTGATTTTCCTGGTGGTGACCCTGGGGTTGGTGATCGTGCTGTTTACGGCTATTAACCTTCCTTTCTCCCGGCGTTTTGCCACCAGTCGGGTCAACCAGATCCTCAGTCAGGCAGAGCTGCCGCTCCGCATACAGGCCATAAAGAAAATACTGCCTGCTTCGGTTCAGGTTCAGGGCGCCCTGATAGCGGGACCCCGGGGGGATACCATCCTGTATGCCGGGGAGCTTGAGGCAGATATCCGCCTTCTTGCGCTGCTCAGAAGCAGGGTGGTCATCCGGGATCTTCAACTGGATGGTGTTCGGGTCGAAATTGCACGGGATAGCACTTTACAAGAACTGAATATTGCTTCGGTTTTTCAAACGGGGAAGAAAGAGGAGCCCGAAGTCCCGGAAAAGAATCCTGCCCACTGGAAGATATTCATCAGAAAGGGCAGGCTTTCCAACATCAGTTTCCGGATGAACGACAGCCTGAATGGTATACGGGTTTCACAGCACATTTCAGATCTGGGGATGCGCGGATTCCGGCTTTTGCTCGCTGAAAAGGAATTGTTTTTCAGATCTCTGGAAGTAAGCGGGTCGAGGGGCAATTTGCTCCTGAACTCCAGCCTGCAAACGTCAAATGAAAACTCAGGATTCCCCTGGAATATGGGGTTTCAAAGCCTGGCACTGAAAAATATCGATTTTACATTTATGCAGCTTGCCGATAGTCTGAAGCTGCAAGCACAGCTGAAGGAGGCAAACATGCAGGCCGAGAAAATCGATCTCCCGTCAAAAACCCTGGATCTAAAAAGATTTGAAATAAAGGATGCCACCTGCTCCCTGCAATCCCAAAGCAGCGGACCGGGGGATCTGTTCAGCGGTATTGATCTGGATATGAGAGATGTCAGGTTCGGAGCGGAACAGCTAGGGATGAAAGTGCGGAAACTGAATTTTGAAACGGAAAGGGGATTTATCCTGAAGAAGATGCAGGGTGAGCTTGATTCCGGCAGCGAGCAGACTGCACTTCAAGTGGAGCTTGAGACCGGGAACAGTCAGATTGCCCTGGAGGGCTTTGCAGGCGCAAGTCTGCCGGTACTCCTTAAAGGTCCTGAACAGCTGGAGAACGCTTCCCTGGATATCCGGTCTGGCCGGATATCCCTGAAGGATCTTTCATTCATTTTAAGGCATCCCGTGGAATCTCCGGTCTATGCTTTCCTCTCACCGGAGACTTTTGAATTGGGAACTGCCCTGAATTACCGGGATTCCACCCTGAATATATCCGGGTTTTCGGTCTCCCGGGCAGATGGCTTTAATCTGGATCTGAAAGGAAACTTTGACCAGCCTTTCAGCTTCCCGGAATCAAGGACTGAACTGGATCTGGAGATTACAGGGATCGATCCGTCCTGGGCCGGGAACCTGCTGCAGGAACTGGGGATTGAGGATTCCATCCCGGATGTCAGGGACCTGCTTGTCACGGGACATGTATCCGGTTCAATAGAAACACCGGATATCCGGCTGAACTTATTGAGCTCTTCCGGAAGTGTCGGAATTGCCGGTTCCGTGGATATTCCCCGGCGTCGCTTTCAACTGGCCTGTTCCCTGGATCAGCTTGCTCTCGGGGAGTTTCTCCTTATCCCTGAGTTGGGGACCCTGAGCGCTTCCGGAGAAGTAAAAGGTGCCGGATTGCCGCAAGGAGGGCTGAATGCTGATTTCTTTGTGCAGATTAACAGCCTCGAGTTCAAGGCTTATACCTACCGGGAATTATTGCTGGTGGGAAGGATGGAACCGGGTGAATATGAGCTCAATCTGGTTGCGAGGGACCCCTCTCTGAAGGGTGACCTGAGTTTGGAGCTGAACCTAAGTGATTCGGTGCTTATGGCAGCTGGCAGCGGTAGCCTGATGGCGCAGCTTGATCATCTGAATTTGTATGAGGATACCCTGGCCATAGAGCTGGCTTTGGAGGGGCAACTGAGCAGGCAGGAGAGTAGTCTGGAATCGGAGATTACCGCCAGTGAGATCCGGATTTCCACCCCTGGCGAAACTGCTCTGGCAGACGAACTGAGGGTAAGCTTTAAATCCGACACCTTAGCTTCATGGATTCAGGCCCGGGCAGATTTCTTCCATCTGGACATGATCCTACGGGCGCCTCTGAATCAGCTCGATTCGGCAGGAAAGGATTACAGAGATTACTTTGCATCCTTCCGGGAACCCGCTCATATTTTTTCGGCGGACCGGCTGTCGGGCCTCCCCGAAATAGACCTTACAGGGCAGATATCCAGTCACGGGGTCCTGGACCTGTTTTTGGCGGATACCGGGATCCATTTCACCACCTTTGATCTTTCCATCGACCACCGTCCGGGAGAAAACATCCTGAGTGCCTCTGTACGGGGAGATGAGATTTCATACGGGAAGGCGCGTACGGCTCATCTTGATGCATCCATAACCGATTCGGCAGGAACCGTTTTTTATGAGGCTGTGGCAGAACGTTCCTCCATGAATTCAGGACCGGAGAACAGGGTGAAGGTCAGTGGCAACCTGAGTAAGGGGAGCACGGTTACCACTATCTCTGCAGTTGATTCCCTGGAAAAAAGCGTCTACAGGTTGGAGATAGCCGGAAAGGCGGACAGCAAGCGGATTGTTCTGGAGATACCCTCCAGGGAGCTTATTCTGAACCGGCACCGGTGGCAGATGCAGAGTCCGGATCTGCTGACCATGGATATCTCAACCGGAACAGTGTCTCCATCTTTCCGCCTGGAAAACGATAGTTCACTTATTCAGATCAGAACCCTGGATCAGAATCAAACTATTAGCTACAACCTTGATCTGAAACAGGTTGAGCTTAGTTCTCTTTTGCGCAGGGGCCTTTTCCCGGGCAGGCCTGATGCTACCTTTACCGGCACCCTTAACTATGATACAGGCGAGGATCAGGAGAAGAGAGTATCGACCGGGCTGCAGATAAGTGATGTCAGGTATTCCGGGCAGGATTTCAGCGATATTCGCCTGGATGGGACTTTTAATGCCGGGCCTTCTGAAAGTTATACCATTGATTTGAGGGCGCAAATGGATTCTTCCGGTTTTATTTTAGAGGGAGAGAAAATCGGGAAAGGAGAACGCAGCATGGATGCCTCATTTTCTCATTTCCCACTTATCGCCCTTCAACCTTTCACCAGGGAGTATCTTTCGGATCTGGGAGGTTTTGTTTCAGGAAAATTTGCGATCTCAACGGTTCAGGGGAGTGAACAGTCACGGGGCGAACTGAATTTTGAAGATGCCCGGGTGAAAGTGAAGCTCTTAAACAGTTCATTCAGAATTCCTTCCCAGGGCATCCGGCTTACAAATGAAAGAGTAATGTTTGCCGGTTTTACCGTTCTGGATACCCTCGGCAATGCCCTGAAAGTTGATGGTTATGTGGATTTTGGGGGAAAAGGGCCGGTTACGGCAGATCTGAATATATCTTCCTCAAAACTGCAGTTGATGAGCAGAGATGAAAATACTGCAGCGCCAGTTACAGGGAATGTGTTTGTGGATTCCAGGCTTACCGTAAAGGGCCCGCTTACCAAACCGGTGATCGAAGGAAAAATCTTACTTACAGAGGGCTCTGAGATCTTTTACCAGCAGAAAGAAGACTTAAGGATCTCGGAAAGTGAGAAGATCGTAAATTTTGTCAGCCATGCGGACGGGAACGATGAGTCCCGAATCCCGTTAGCGGTCAGGCAGCAACAATTCATAAACTCCTCTATCGAAACGCTCATTGAAATTGATCCCTCTACCAGGATCAACTTCACTCTGGACAGGCGAATGTTCCATATCGACCTGGATGTGAAGGGAGGCGGACAGGTGTTGTATAATATGCTTGAAAATGAAAGGGTAACATTATCGGGTAGTTATGAGATAAATGAAGGATCCGCCAGGCTTAATATGATAGGCTGGCCCAGGAAGTCTTTTGCCATTGCGAAGGGTGGCTATATCCGCTGGGATGGGGTGGTTGAGAATCCGGAATTAAGGTTTGAGGCCGAGAACAGGGTAAGGAGTGCCTTAGTGAATCCGGTGGACGGGAAACGAAGGGATATAGAGTTTCTGGTGATACTGCAGATGTCTGGCTACCTGTCCGATCTGGAGCTATTGTTTACCATCCGGACCCCGGATCAGTATGTGATGAGCATCCTTAACACCATGAGCCCGGAAGAGAAGATGCGCCAGGCCATTCAGGTGCTTCTGTTTGAGACTATTGATTTGCCCGGGATTTCCCAGTCGACCGATTATATGACCCAGCAGGTGAATCAGATTCTGGCATCCCAGTTAAACCAGCTTACCAAAAACACCATCAAGGGAGTTGATATCTCCTTTGGACTTGATTCATATGATCAGGCCTCTGCCGAGGGTGGGAGTGAGTCCAGCACCAGTCTTTCCTACGAAGTAAGTAAATCGCTGCTGAATAACCGGGGTCAGATTGAAGTCTCTGGACGATTGCACGATCTGAACCAGCAACCCGGGGCCTCCGACCACGCTGTGAATAATGTATCTTTCGAATACAGTCTTGATTCTGCGGCCACTATGTACCTGAAAGTATACAACGAGCATAGCTACGATGATGTTTTTGAAGGGGAAGTAACAAAAACCGGACTGGGATTTACCTATCGGAAAAGCTACCGGTCATTCCGCGATATCTGGAGGCGCAAGAAATGAGGTTTCGATCCAACATAGGTCTGGCAGTCCTTCTGCTTATCCTGGGCGGGTGTTCAAATATCCGTTTTCTCGCTGAGGACCAGGTGCTGTATACCGGACAGACTGGTATTGACATTCGAATCGGAGATGATGACGTAAAGCCCTCCGACGTGAAACAAATTGTCAAGTCGGTGCCGGCTCAGAAACCCAACAATTCCCTGTTTGACCGGCGTCTATTGCCGCCTGTCGGTTTGTGGGTTTATAACTACTGTAAGGATGAGGAACAAAGAAAGCTCAAACACTGGATCTATAAAAGCGTCTCCAAAGCACCGGTTTTGATTTCAGATATAAGGCCCGAACTAAGGGCTCAAAAGATGGCCAATGATTTGTTTGATCAGGGTTATTTCGGGGCACGGGCCTGGCCGGTGGTGGATACCATTGCCCGAAATCCGCGCAAAGCCAGGATTTCCTACTTCATTGAAGTGGACACGCCCTACAGGTATGCGAAGATTGACTTTGATCCGGCCTTTACATCCATGGATACTACTATTAAACAGGATGATTTCAGAACTCAGATCAAGCCCGGGGATCCCTTTAATCTTGACAAACTATCCAGAGCGAGGAACGATCTTTCCAGGCAGTTTCAAAACCAGGGCTATTTCTATTTCGCCAGGGACTTTATTCAGCTGGATGCCGATACAAGTCTGGGGAACAAGGAGATAAATCTACTGGTTCGCAGCCGGGGAGACCTTCCGGCTTCTGCTCTTTCAAAATACAGCATTGATAGTATCCTGGTCATCGTTCGCTCCCCTGGAGATAGCGCGGAGTCCGTTGTGGAAGCTTTTCAGTATGAGGGGCTGACCATCTTTTCATCGGGCGATTATTTGAAACCCGAGGTGTTAAGGGCAGCGCTGTTTTTTAATTCAGGCGATCCGTATTCCTATACCAGTTATCAGAATTCCCTCACCCGGTTAAATAAGCTGGGAGTATTCAGTTTTGTCCGTATTCACTATGAGAAAAACAGCAGGGATAGTCTGAGTCATTTGTTGAATGTGAAGATTGACCTGATTTTGGCCGAACCCGTCAATCTGAATATAGCGGCTGATATGGCTATGAAATCCACGGGATTCGTCGGTCCTGCCCTTTCAGCCGGTATTTCTCACAGCAACACCTTCCGGGGGGCGGAAAAGGTACAGTTCTCACCCACCGGCGCCCTGGAATGGCAATGGGGACCCAAACAGGAGAATCAGCTGGGAACCTTCTCCTATGAACTGGGATTAAATTCCGGTATAACTTTTCCGAAACTCACTCTTCTGGGCAATCATCAAAGAATCAAAGCTCTTATGAATCAGGAGACCTCGGTTAACCTGAATTTTAATCTACGGAACCGTACCAACTATTACTCGATGTTCTCGGCCCTGACCAATCTGAAATACAGCTGGGGAAAACGCCGGGAGATCAGGCATACTTATGCTCCTGTATACTTAAATTCTGTTTCTCTGCTGGCCACTACGCCGGCTTTTGATTCGGTAATTGATGGAAATATTTATATCCGGAAAAGTTTCGAAGAGCAATTGATTATAGGAATGAGGTATGATTTCAGCTACGACAATACGTATAAAAAACAAGCTCACAACCTTTTCTACCAGGCAGGAGTCAGCAGTTCAGGTAATGCTCTGGATTTGTTTGAGGGAATCGGGAGGGGAGCGTCGGACAGACCGTTTGAAATTCTGAACACGGTGTATTCCCAGCACCTGAAGCTTACATCCGATTTCCGTTATTACCTGAACGGGTTCCAAAAAACCCTGGCCATGCGCCTCTATGCAGGTATCGGGATTCCCTACGGCAATTCTTCCGTTCTTCCCTACGTGGAACAGTTCTTCAGTGGGGGTGCCTACAGTATCCGGGGCTTTACAGCCCGGACACTGGGACCGGGCTCCTACCACGAGGTGGAAAACAGTTACATAGACCAGTCGGGCGATATGAAGCTGGAAGCCAATCTTGAATTCCGTTTTGGGATCTCCCGCATCCTGAAGGGGGCTGTTTTCCTGGAAAGCGGGAATATCTGGCTGATCAATGAGGATGAGAACAGGCCCGGATCCCGGTTCCATGTTGATAGCTTTAATAAACAGCTGGCAGTGGGTTGCGGGGTGGGACTGAGGTTTGATTTTAACTTTTTTGTTCTGCGGACGGACCTGGGATTCCCCCTCAGAACCCCTTATCTTCAGGATGATAAGTACTGGTTCTCCGGAGAAGGAAGCACCTTATCCTCTGCCCTTTTTTACTTCGCCATAGGCTACCCCTTCTGAGATCAAAAAAAAAAGTGTTAAAAATACATTTCTATTTGATCTGAATTTCTTAAATTTTGAATGTTTTACCTTTGAATCTTAGCCTGGAATTTATTCTGATCAAAACACTACCTGTAATAACTAACCTAACGATCAACTAAAACTCAAGACTATGAAACAAGATTTACTTCAAAAGTCGGGAAGAAAAATACGGAGTGCTTTGTTACTCCTGTTTTTATTTCTGACTGGTTTTACCTTTCTGAATGCGCAGGTTACCGTCACAGGGACGGTAAGCAGTGCTGAGGATGATGCTCCGATGCCCGGGGTGAATATCATCGAGCAGGGCACCACAAACGGAGCCATCACCAATGCAGATGGAACTTATTCCATCACTGTCCCGGCTGATGCGGTGCTGCATTTCTCCTTTGTGGGAATGATCTCGCAGGATATTCCTGTGGGAAATCAAACGGTGATTGATGTCGTTCTCGAAAGCGGGACCACGGCTCTGGACGAAATCGTGGTTATCGGTTACGGAACGGCTTCCAAGGCCACCCTTACAGGGGCTGTAGCATCGGTACGGGGAGATGAACTGAAGCAGTCGCCGTCCACCAACTTCAGTAATACCCTGGTGGGACGTGTACCCGGACTGTTTGCTTACAACCGAAGTGGCGAACCCGGATATGACGGGGCCACCCTGAGGATCCGGGGAGCCAACACCCTGGGGGACAACAATCCCCTGGTGGTCATAGACGGGATTCCGAACAGGAACCTGGAGAGGCTGGATCCGGCCATGATAGAGAGTTTCACGGTTCTGAAGGATGCGTCGGCGGCCATTTACGGAACTCAGGCGGCCAACGGGGTAATCCTGATTACCACCAAACGTGGTAAGATCGGGAAGCCCACCATTACCATCGATATGAATGTGGGTGCACAACAGCCCACGGTTATCCCTGAGATGGCCGATGCTGCCACCTATACCATGATGCTCAATGAGATCTCTTATTATAATGATCCCAGTAGCGGGATGTACCAGGTTTATTCGGAGGCAGATATACAGGCTTACGCCGACGGATCCGATCCCTGGGGACATCCCAATACGGACTGGTTTGAGGAAGTCTTCAAGCCCTGGTCGCTGCAGCACTATGAGAATGTTTCGGTCAACGGAGGGAACGACAGGCTGAAATACTACCTCTCCTTTGGGAACAAGTTCCAGGATGCGGTCTATTACAACAGTGCCACCTACTATTCGCAGCAGGATTTCCGTAGCAATATCGACAGTAAGATCACGGATAACATCGATCTTTCCTTCGACGTGGCAGCCCGTTCGGAAAACAGGCACTTCCCGACAGTCAGTGCTGGCAACAGTTTCCGGATGCTGATGCGTGGAAAGCCCAATATGCCCGCTTTCTGGCCCAACGGGGATCCGGGTCCCGATATCGAATATGGTCATAACCCGGCGGTAACCACCACAGATGCGACCGGTTATAACGATGATAAGAACTATTACCTGGAGACCAACCTTCGTCTCAATGTGAAGATTCCCTGGGTGAAAGGTCTGGCTGTTCAGGGGAACTTTTCTTATGACAAGCGTTTCCGTTATCAGAAAGTTTTTGAAACCCCCTGGTTTCTCTATACCTGGAACGGATCCACCACGGATCCGGAAACCACACCCGGGAAGCGGGGTCTGGATGCGCCCCAGCTGACCCAAAGGGCCAATGATGACTATAAGATGACCTATAACGCCTATGTGACCTATGACAAGGAGTTTGGTGGCAGCGCCCTGAAGGTGATGGTGGGTACCGAGAATCAGAAGGGCCTGAATAACTGGATGTATGCTTTCCGCAAAAATTATGTGGCCAGTGATATCGATCAGCTCTTTGCCGGTGCTACGGACCAGTATATGGCCAATAACGGATCTGCTTCCCAGTTTGCCCGCCAGAGTTATTTTGGCCGTATCAACTACAACTATAACGGAAAATACCTGGCCGAGGTGGTTATGCGTTACGACGGATCCTATATGTTTGATGAGGCCTGGGGCTTTTTCCCTGGTATTTCCCTGGGATGGCGCATTGTGGATGAGGCTTTCTGGAGCAACAACATCAGTTTCTTCGACGACTTCAAGATCCGTGGGTCCTGGGGACAGACAGGGAACGACAGGATTTACTATGATGGCTCCTTGCAGGAGTACAAATACCTGACTCTCTATGGATTTAGCAACAGGAGTTATGTCTTCGGGCAGAGCGTGGATAATAAAATGCTCTCTGAGCAGGCGATTCCCAACCCCGATGTCACCTGGGAGGTGGCCAACCAGTTTAACCTTGGTTTCAATACAGCCTTCCTGGATAACCGGATGACCCTGGAAGCAGATTACTTCCACAACCTGAGGACTAACATCCTCTGGAGAAGGAACGCATCTGTTCCTACCAGTGCGGGACTTTCCCTGCCTCCTGAAAACATCGGGGAGGTAGCGAACCAGGGATTTGAGTTTGTTCTGGGATTCAGAGGGGGCTCCTCGGGAAGAGTGAGGTACGACCTGGCTTTGAATGGATCTTATGCCCATAACGAAATCCTATTCTGGGATGAGACCCCGGGAATCCCCGAATACCAGCAATCCACCGGACAACCTATGGGAGCAGCACTATATTATGAAGCCATTGGTGTGTTCGAAAGCCAGGCTGATGTCGATGCATATCCCCACTGGGCCGGCGCCCAACCCGGAGATGTCATCTTCAAAGACGTGAATGACGACGGGGTCATCGATGGCCTGGACCGGGTGAGGCAGGAAAAAAGTGGTCTGCCTTTCTTTACCGGAGGATTATCGGCAAGCCTTTATGTAGGCGGTTTCGATGTTTCCATCCTGTTCCAGGGAACATCGGGGGCGGTAGCCTATATCAGTCCGGAATCCGGAGAAATCGGCAACTACTATAACGATTACGCCGTGAACCGGTGGACTCCTTCCAACCCGAGTTCTGAATATCCAA encodes:
- a CDS encoding TonB-dependent receptor yields the protein MKQDLLQKSGRKIRSALLLLFLFLTGFTFLNAQVTVTGTVSSAEDDAPMPGVNIIEQGTTNGAITNADGTYSITVPADAVLHFSFVGMISQDIPVGNQTVIDVVLESGTTALDEIVVIGYGTASKATLTGAVASVRGDELKQSPSTNFSNTLVGRVPGLFAYNRSGEPGYDGATLRIRGANTLGDNNPLVVIDGIPNRNLERLDPAMIESFTVLKDASAAIYGTQAANGVILITTKRGKIGKPTITIDMNVGAQQPTVIPEMADAATYTMMLNEISYYNDPSSGMYQVYSEADIQAYADGSDPWGHPNTDWFEEVFKPWSLQHYENVSVNGGNDRLKYYLSFGNKFQDAVYYNSATYYSQQDFRSNIDSKITDNIDLSFDVAARSENRHFPTVSAGNSFRMLMRGKPNMPAFWPNGDPGPDIEYGHNPAVTTTDATGYNDDKNYYLETNLRLNVKIPWVKGLAVQGNFSYDKRFRYQKVFETPWFLYTWNGSTTDPETTPGKRGLDAPQLTQRANDDYKMTYNAYVTYDKEFGGSALKVMVGTENQKGLNNWMYAFRKNYVASDIDQLFAGATDQYMANNGSASQFARQSYFGRINYNYNGKYLAEVVMRYDGSYMFDEAWGFFPGISLGWRIVDEAFWSNNISFFDDFKIRGSWGQTGNDRIYYDGSLQEYKYLTLYGFSNRSYVFGQSVDNKMLSEQAIPNPDVTWEVANQFNLGFNTAFLDNRMTLEADYFHNLRTNILWRRNASVPTSAGLSLPPENIGEVANQGFEFVLGFRGGSSGRVRYDLALNGSYAHNEILFWDETPGIPEYQQSTGQPMGAALYYEAIGVFESQADVDAYPHWAGAQPGDVIFKDVNDDGVIDGLDRVRQEKSGLPFFTGGLSASLYVGGFDVSILFQGTSGAVAYISPESGEIGNYYNDYAVNRWTPSNPSSEYPRAWNRDNEYWRSQGNTFWLHNTDYIRLKNIEIGYNLPDKALNVIGLAGLRVYANGLNVFTLSREKLIDPELTSGTAYPLQRIINLGLTITF
- a CDS encoding BamA/TamA family outer membrane protein, whose amino-acid sequence is MRFRSNIGLAVLLLILGGCSNIRFLAEDQVLYTGQTGIDIRIGDDDVKPSDVKQIVKSVPAQKPNNSLFDRRLLPPVGLWVYNYCKDEEQRKLKHWIYKSVSKAPVLISDIRPELRAQKMANDLFDQGYFGARAWPVVDTIARNPRKARISYFIEVDTPYRYAKIDFDPAFTSMDTTIKQDDFRTQIKPGDPFNLDKLSRARNDLSRQFQNQGYFYFARDFIQLDADTSLGNKEINLLVRSRGDLPASALSKYSIDSILVIVRSPGDSAESVVEAFQYEGLTIFSSGDYLKPEVLRAALFFNSGDPYSYTSYQNSLTRLNKLGVFSFVRIHYEKNSRDSLSHLLNVKIDLILAEPVNLNIAADMAMKSTGFVGPALSAGISHSNTFRGAEKVQFSPTGALEWQWGPKQENQLGTFSYELGLNSGITFPKLTLLGNHQRIKALMNQETSVNLNFNLRNRTNYYSMFSALTNLKYSWGKRREIRHTYAPVYLNSVSLLATTPAFDSVIDGNIYIRKSFEEQLIIGMRYDFSYDNTYKKQAHNLFYQAGVSSSGNALDLFEGIGRGASDRPFEILNTVYSQHLKLTSDFRYYLNGFQKTLAMRLYAGIGIPYGNSSVLPYVEQFFSGGAYSIRGFTARTLGPGSYHEVENSYIDQSGDMKLEANLEFRFGISRILKGAVFLESGNIWLINEDENRPGSRFHVDSFNKQLAVGCGVGLRFDFNFFVLRTDLGFPLRTPYLQDDKYWFSGEGSTLSSALFYFAIGYPF